A genomic window from Bradyrhizobium lupini includes:
- the pcaF gene encoding 3-oxoadipyl-CoA thiolase, with product MRDVFICDAVRTPIGRFGGSLAKVRADDLAAAPIKALMAKHPNLDWAQVDEVFFGCANQAGEDNRNVARMALLLAGLPDSVPGQTLNRLCASGLDAVGAAGRAIRSGEMELAIAGGVESMTRAPFVMGKAQEAFSRSAEIFDTTIGWRFINPLLKAQYGVDAMPETGENVAEEFQVSRADQDAFAIRSQQRAGAAIAAGYFAEEITPITIPGGKAGPVTVDKDEHPRPETTLEALTKLRPIVRNPGTVTAGNASGVNDGAAAMILASEAAVKKHGLTPRARILGLASAGVPPRIMGIGPVPATRKLMERLGKKISDFDLIELNEAFASQGIACIRQLGVADDADFVNPHGGAIALGHPLGMSGARLALTAVHGMEKRGGKLALATMCVGVGQGVAVAIEKLN from the coding sequence ATGCGTGACGTCTTTATCTGCGATGCCGTGCGGACCCCGATCGGCCGTTTTGGCGGGTCGCTCGCCAAGGTGCGTGCCGACGACCTGGCGGCGGCCCCGATCAAGGCACTGATGGCCAAGCACCCCAATCTCGATTGGGCACAGGTTGACGAGGTCTTCTTCGGCTGTGCCAACCAGGCCGGCGAGGACAACCGCAACGTGGCACGCATGGCGCTCCTGCTTGCGGGCCTGCCGGATTCCGTTCCGGGCCAGACCCTGAACCGGCTCTGTGCCTCCGGTCTCGATGCGGTCGGTGCCGCCGGCCGCGCCATCCGCTCCGGCGAGATGGAGCTTGCGATTGCGGGCGGCGTCGAATCCATGACGCGCGCGCCCTTCGTGATGGGCAAGGCGCAGGAAGCGTTCTCGCGCTCGGCTGAGATCTTCGACACCACGATCGGCTGGCGCTTCATCAATCCGCTGCTGAAGGCGCAGTATGGCGTCGACGCGATGCCCGAGACCGGCGAGAACGTCGCCGAGGAATTCCAGGTCTCGCGCGCGGATCAGGACGCCTTCGCGATCCGCTCGCAGCAGCGCGCGGGCGCCGCGATTGCGGCCGGCTATTTCGCCGAAGAAATCACCCCGATCACCATTCCCGGCGGCAAGGCCGGCCCTGTCACCGTCGACAAGGACGAGCATCCGCGTCCCGAGACCACGCTGGAAGCCCTGACGAAGCTCAGGCCGATCGTGCGCAATCCCGGCACGGTGACCGCGGGCAACGCCTCCGGCGTCAATGACGGCGCCGCCGCGATGATCCTGGCGTCCGAGGCTGCCGTGAAGAAGCACGGCCTGACGCCGCGCGCGCGCATCCTCGGCCTCGCCTCGGCCGGCGTGCCGCCGCGCATCATGGGCATTGGACCTGTGCCGGCCACCCGCAAGCTGATGGAACGTCTCGGCAAGAAAATCAGCGATTTCGACCTGATCGAGCTCAACGAAGCCTTTGCCTCGCAGGGTATCGCCTGCATACGCCAGCTCGGCGTTGCCGACGATGCCGACTTCGTCAATCCGCATGGCGGTGCGATCGCACTCGGTCATCCCCTCGGCATGAGCGGCGCGCGCCTTGCGCTCACCGCGGTGCACGGCATGGAGAAGCGCGGCGGCAAGCTCGCGCTCGCCACCATGTGCGTCGGCGTCGGTCAGGGCGTCGCGGTCGCGATCGAGAAGCTGAACTGA
- the mutS gene encoding DNA mismatch repair protein MutS: protein MTMQQPIPAPPPDDTPAPQAEAAARVTPMMEQYLEIKAAHQGLLLFYRMGDFYELFFEDAEIASRTLGIVLTKRGKHQGADIPMCGVPVERSEDYLHRLITAGHRVAVCEQTEDPAAAKARGNKSVVRRGVVRLVTPGTLTEDTLLDARANNYLLALARARSSAGGDRFGLAWIDISTAEFTVTECSGGELAATLARINPNEVIVTDALYNDSELGQTLRELPAVTPLTRDVFDGATAEKRLCDYFAVATMDGLSQLTRLEATAAAGAVTYVDRTQVGKHPPLSPPAREASGATMAIDPATRANLELTRTLAGERRGSLLDAIDCTVTSAGSRLLAQRLAAPLTDAAAIARRLDAVGSFVADSAAREDIRSILRGAPDMSRALARISVGRGGPRDLAGLRDGIIAADQVLTRLDELDQPPQEIAVVMAALQKPSRELAAEFARALDDQLPLIKRDGGFVRQGYEPALDETRNLRDASRLVVASMQARYADNTGVKGLKIRHNNVLGYFVEVTAQHGDKLMSAPLNATFIHRQTLAGQVRFTTSELGEIEAKIANAGDRALGLELEIFERLCAKALAISEELRAAAHAFALLDVATSLAKLAIDENYVRPEVDSSLGFAIEAGRHPVVEQALKRNGQPFIANACDLSPGPAQKSGQLWLLTGPNMAGKSTFLRQNALIALLAQIGSFVPATRARIGIIDRLFSRVGAADDLARGRSTFMVEMVETAAILNQAGERALVILDEIGRGTATFDGLSIAWAAIEHLHESNRCRTLFATHYHELTALSAKLPRMFNATVRVKEWQGNVVFLHEVLPGSADRSYGIQVAKLAGLPPAVITRAKSVLAKLEAQDRGQTARALADDLPLFAVPSRAAAEVTPPSEAELLMDAVKALHPDEMSPREALDALYALKAKLPKQ from the coding sequence ATGACAATGCAACAACCGATCCCTGCACCGCCTCCCGACGATACGCCCGCGCCGCAGGCGGAAGCTGCCGCGCGCGTCACGCCGATGATGGAACAGTACCTTGAAATCAAGGCGGCACATCAGGGCCTTCTGCTGTTCTACCGGATGGGCGACTTTTACGAGCTGTTCTTCGAGGACGCCGAGATCGCCTCCAGGACACTCGGCATCGTCCTGACCAAGCGCGGCAAGCATCAAGGCGCCGATATCCCGATGTGCGGCGTGCCAGTCGAGCGCTCCGAGGACTATTTGCACCGGCTGATCACCGCCGGGCACCGGGTCGCGGTGTGCGAGCAGACCGAGGATCCCGCGGCGGCGAAAGCACGCGGCAACAAGAGCGTCGTGCGCCGCGGCGTGGTGCGCCTGGTCACGCCGGGCACGCTGACCGAGGACACGCTGCTCGACGCGCGCGCCAACAATTACCTGCTGGCGCTCGCGCGCGCGCGCTCATCGGCGGGCGGTGACCGCTTTGGCCTCGCCTGGATCGACATCTCGACCGCCGAGTTCACGGTGACGGAATGTTCGGGCGGCGAACTCGCCGCCACGCTGGCGCGGATCAATCCGAACGAGGTGATCGTCACCGACGCGCTCTATAACGACAGCGAGCTCGGACAGACCCTGCGCGAGCTGCCGGCGGTGACGCCGCTGACCCGCGACGTCTTCGACGGCGCCACTGCCGAGAAGCGGCTGTGCGACTATTTTGCCGTCGCGACCATGGACGGACTGTCCCAGCTCACGCGGCTGGAAGCCACTGCCGCCGCCGGCGCCGTCACCTATGTTGACCGCACCCAGGTCGGCAAACATCCGCCGCTGTCGCCGCCCGCGCGCGAAGCCTCGGGCGCGACCATGGCGATCGATCCCGCCACCCGCGCCAATCTCGAACTGACGCGGACACTCGCCGGCGAACGCCGCGGCTCGCTGCTCGACGCGATCGACTGCACGGTGACCTCGGCCGGCTCGCGCCTGCTGGCGCAGCGGCTTGCCGCGCCGCTGACCGATGCGGCGGCGATTGCGCGGCGGCTCGATGCCGTCGGCAGCTTCGTTGCCGACTCGGCCGCGCGCGAGGACATCCGCAGCATCCTGCGCGGCGCCCCGGACATGTCGCGGGCGCTGGCCCGTATATCCGTCGGCCGCGGCGGTCCGCGTGACCTCGCCGGCCTGCGCGATGGCATCATCGCCGCCGACCAGGTGCTGACGCGGCTTGACGAACTCGACCAGCCGCCGCAGGAGATCGCCGTCGTGATGGCGGCGCTGCAAAAGCCATCGCGCGAGCTCGCGGCGGAATTCGCCAGGGCGCTCGACGATCAACTGCCGCTGATCAAGCGCGACGGCGGGTTCGTTCGCCAGGGCTATGAGCCTGCGCTGGACGAAACGCGAAATCTGCGCGACGCCTCGCGCCTGGTGGTGGCCTCGATGCAGGCGCGCTACGCCGACAACACGGGTGTGAAGGGGCTCAAGATCCGGCACAACAACGTGCTCGGCTATTTTGTCGAGGTCACCGCGCAGCACGGCGACAAGCTGATGTCGGCGCCGCTGAACGCAACCTTCATCCACCGCCAGACGCTGGCCGGCCAGGTCCGCTTCACCACCTCGGAGCTCGGGGAGATCGAAGCCAAGATCGCCAATGCCGGCGACCGCGCACTCGGGCTCGAGCTCGAGATTTTCGAGCGGCTCTGCGCCAAGGCTTTGGCCATCAGCGAGGAACTGCGCGCCGCCGCTCACGCCTTTGCGCTGCTCGACGTCGCGACGTCGCTTGCCAAGCTGGCGATCGACGAGAACTATGTGCGGCCCGAGGTGGACTCGTCTCTCGGCTTCGCGATCGAGGCGGGCCGCCATCCGGTGGTCGAGCAGGCCTTGAAGCGCAATGGCCAGCCGTTCATCGCCAATGCCTGCGATCTCTCGCCGGGCCCTGCGCAAAAATCCGGCCAGCTCTGGTTGCTGACCGGTCCGAACATGGCGGGTAAGTCGACCTTCCTGCGCCAGAACGCGCTGATTGCGTTGCTCGCCCAGATCGGAAGTTTCGTGCCGGCGACACGCGCGCGGATCGGCATCATCGACCGCCTGTTCTCGCGTGTCGGCGCCGCCGACGATCTCGCCCGCGGCCGTTCCACCTTCATGGTCGAGATGGTCGAGACCGCCGCGATCCTAAACCAGGCCGGCGAGCGTGCGCTCGTGATCCTTGATGAAATCGGCCGCGGCACTGCGACCTTCGACGGCCTCTCGATCGCCTGGGCCGCAATCGAGCACCTGCACGAGAGCAACCGCTGCCGCACGCTGTTCGCGACGCATTACCACGAGCTGACGGCGCTCTCCGCCAAGCTGCCGCGGATGTTCAACGCGACCGTGCGGGTGAAGGAATGGCAGGGCAATGTCGTGTTCCTGCACGAGGTATTGCCGGGTTCGGCCGACCGCTCTTACGGCATCCAGGTCGCCAAGCTCGCGGGCCTGCCGCCGGCCGTGATCACGCGCGCCAAATCGGTGCTGGCGAAGCTGGAAGCCCAGGACCGCGGCCAGACCGCGCGCGCGCTTGCTGACGATCTGCCGCTGTTCGCAGTGCCCTCGCGCGCCGCCGCAGAAGTCACACCGCCGAGCGAGGCCGAACTGCTGATGGACGCGGTGAAGGCGCTGCATCCGGACGAGATGTCGCCACGCGAAGCGCTCGATGCGCTGTATGCGTTGAAGGCCAAGCTGCCGAAGCAGTGA
- a CDS encoding PAS domain S-box protein has protein sequence MFGRKSRNDADAQLAAIGRSQAMIEFAMDGTILTANQNFLNALGYSLDEIKGKKHAMFMPADQRDGAEYKAFWAELNRGEYQASEFKRIAKGGREIWIEASYNPVLDGNGKTVMVAKIATEITEKKIRSMTDSSKIAAIGRAQAVIEFKLDGTIVTANENFCNALGYSLTEIQGKHHSLFMPQAERDGAAYREFWAKLNRGEYQAGDFKRIGKGGREVWILASYNPLLDENGKPSGVAKFATDVTAEKLKNADLAGQISAIEKAQAVIEFNMDGTIIAANANFLGALGYSLAEIKGKHHSMFVEPSERDGNGYREFWAALNRGQYQAAEYKRIGKGGREVYIQASYNPIMDLNGKPFKVMKYATDVTKQVLVRMGNERVRGMMESVAAGSEELNASVREISEAMTKSRETAMSAVEQVASADAQAQRLTEAALAMSGIVELINNITGQINLLALNATIESARAGEAGRGFAVVASEVKSLANQAKQATDKIGAEIGSLNGISGDVVTALASIKTAISNVSEYVTSTAAAIEEQSTVTNEMSTSMQRAAAEAAAIAARA, from the coding sequence ATGTTTGGTCGCAAGTCCCGCAACGACGCGGATGCTCAGCTCGCAGCCATCGGCCGCTCGCAGGCCATGATCGAGTTTGCCATGGACGGCACGATCCTGACCGCCAACCAAAATTTCTTGAACGCCCTCGGCTATTCCCTCGACGAAATCAAGGGAAAGAAGCACGCCATGTTCATGCCGGCCGACCAGCGCGACGGCGCCGAGTACAAGGCGTTCTGGGCTGAATTGAACCGCGGCGAGTATCAGGCAAGCGAGTTCAAGCGGATCGCGAAGGGCGGCCGTGAGATCTGGATCGAGGCATCCTACAATCCGGTGCTCGACGGCAACGGCAAGACGGTGATGGTCGCCAAGATTGCGACCGAAATCACCGAGAAGAAGATCCGGAGCATGACGGACTCTTCGAAGATCGCCGCTATCGGCCGCGCCCAGGCCGTGATCGAGTTCAAGCTCGACGGCACCATCGTCACGGCCAACGAGAATTTCTGCAACGCGCTTGGCTATTCGCTGACCGAGATCCAGGGCAAGCATCACAGCCTCTTCATGCCCCAGGCCGAGCGCGACGGCGCGGCCTATCGCGAGTTCTGGGCCAAGCTCAACCGCGGCGAATACCAGGCTGGCGACTTCAAGCGCATCGGCAAGGGCGGCCGCGAGGTCTGGATTCTCGCCTCCTACAATCCGCTACTCGATGAGAACGGCAAGCCCTCCGGCGTCGCCAAGTTCGCGACCGACGTCACGGCGGAGAAGCTGAAGAATGCCGACCTTGCGGGCCAGATCTCGGCGATCGAGAAGGCGCAGGCGGTGATCGAGTTCAACATGGACGGCACGATCATCGCCGCCAACGCCAATTTCCTCGGCGCCCTCGGCTATTCGCTGGCTGAGATCAAGGGCAAGCACCACAGCATGTTTGTCGAGCCCTCGGAGCGCGATGGCAATGGCTATCGCGAGTTCTGGGCGGCGCTCAACCGCGGCCAGTATCAGGCGGCCGAATACAAGCGCATCGGCAAGGGCGGCAGGGAGGTCTATATCCAGGCCTCCTACAATCCGATCATGGATCTCAACGGCAAGCCGTTCAAGGTCATGAAATATGCGACCGACGTCACGAAACAGGTGCTGGTCCGCATGGGCAACGAGCGCGTCCGCGGCATGATGGAATCGGTCGCCGCCGGATCGGAAGAGCTGAACGCCTCGGTGCGGGAGATTTCCGAGGCCATGACCAAATCGCGCGAGACGGCGATGAGCGCGGTGGAGCAGGTCGCGTCCGCTGATGCCCAGGCCCAGCGCCTCACTGAAGCGGCGCTGGCGATGAGCGGGATCGTCGAGCTCATCAACAACATCACCGGGCAGATCAACCTCCTGGCACTTAACGCCACCATCGAATCCGCCCGCGCCGGCGAAGCCGGTCGGGGCTTTGCGGTGGTGGCCTCGGAGGTCAAGAGCCTCGCCAACCAAGCCAAGCAGGCCACTGACAAGATCGGCGCTGAGATCGGTAGCCTCAACGGCATCTCTGGAGACGTCGTCACCGCCCTGGCTTCGATCAAGACGGCCATCAGCAACGTCAGCGAATATGTGACGTCGACGGCCGCGGCGATCGAAGAGCAGAGCACGGTGACCAACGAGATGTCGACCAGCATGCAGCGCGCCGCAGCGGAAGCGGCGGCGATCGCGGCGAGGGCGTAG
- a CDS encoding OsmC family protein produces the protein MDAAALRQMQAPIKERYKTDPKTAMITLKAKGSTDSEGIACKVETGRAIAMAGLHPATGGSGLELCSGDMLLEALVACAGVTLKSVATAIEVPLKTGNVYAEGDLDFRGTLGVDKETPVGFAEIRLRFDVDTDAPQDKLDLLLKLTERYCVVYQTIKNGPKVSVSMQRM, from the coding sequence ATGGACGCCGCAGCACTGCGCCAGATGCAGGCCCCGATCAAGGAGCGCTACAAGACCGACCCCAAGACCGCGATGATCACGTTGAAGGCCAAGGGCTCGACCGACAGCGAGGGCATCGCCTGCAAGGTCGAGACCGGCCGCGCCATCGCGATGGCCGGCCTGCATCCCGCGACTGGCGGCTCCGGCCTGGAGCTCTGCTCGGGCGACATGCTGCTCGAGGCGCTGGTCGCCTGCGCCGGCGTCACGCTGAAATCGGTCGCGACCGCGATCGAGGTGCCCTTGAAGACCGGCAACGTCTACGCCGAGGGCGATCTCGATTTCCGCGGCACGCTCGGCGTCGACAAGGAGACGCCGGTCGGCTTCGCCGAGATACGTCTGCGCTTCGACGTCGATACTGATGCGCCGCAAGACAAGCTCGACCTGCTGCTCAAGCTCACCGAGCGCTACTGCGTGGTCTATCAGACCATCAAGAACGGCCCGAAGGTCTCGGTGTCGATGCAGCGGATGTAG